Part of the Crossiella cryophila genome, ACCGGACAGGGCGGTTCACCTGGGCCTCGCCGAGTTACCGCGAGCTGATCGGGGCCGGCGAGGCCGAGATCGCGGGCCGCACCCTGGCCGACTGGCTGGGTCCGGAACTGGCCGCGCCGGTGGACGCCGAGGACGAACGGGTGTGGCGGACCGGGGAGCCGGTGCGCTGGCGGCCCAGCGATCCGGTGCCGACCGCGCTGCCGGGGCGGTCCGGCAGGCAGGTGTGGCTGGCCGGGCACAAGCTGCTGCTGCACCCGGCGGACGGGGAACCGTTGCTGGGCATGGTCGCGGTGGACGTCGGGGACTGGCTGGCCGACCGGGCCGCGCTGGCCGCGGCCGAGCAGCGGCTGGCCCAGTTCGTCGCGCACGTGCCGGTGCTGGCCATGATCACCGACGCGCAGCACCGCTACGTCTGGTTCGGCGACGCCGGGCACCGGCTGCTCGACCGACCGGTCGGTGAGGTGGTCGGGCGGACCGTGCCGGAGGTGCTGCCGCCGGACCTGGCCGAGCAGTCGGTGGAGCAGAACGCGGCGGTGCTGCTGTCCGGGGCGGCCCGGCAGGTGCGGATGCGCACCGAGCAGGACGGGCGGGAGATCGAGTGGTCCGGCTACCGGTTCCCGCTGCCGCAGCCGCAGGGCCCGCCGCACGTGGGCACCATCCTGTTCGACGTCACCGAGTTCCGCACCGCCCAGCGGGACGCGGCGTTGTGGCGCAACCGGTTCCTGGCGCTGCTGGACCGGATCTCGGTGCCTGCCGCGGTCTGCCTGCCCGACGGCACGCTGAGCATGCTCAACCCGGAGTTCGCCGCCCTGTTGGGCAGCAGTCCGGGCCGGTTGCACGGCACCGTGCTGACCACCCTGATGCAGGCCCGTGACCAGGAGAAACACGATCGGCTGATGCGCGAGTTCGCGTCCGGGGCGCGGGGGCGGCGACGGCTGGCGGTGCGCTGGAAGCCGCGGCGCGGGAGTGTGGAACGCACCGGCGAGCTGACCCTTCAGCTGGTCAAGGACGTGGAGACCGGGTTGCTGCTGACCCTGGCCGCCGACCCGGAGCAGCCGCCGCCGGCCGAGGTGTCGCCGGAAATCAGTTCCCGGGAGGCGGAGATCATCACTAGGGTCGCCGCCGGGGACACCACCGCGGCCATCGCGGCCGCGGTCGGCCTGACCCCGGACGGGGTGACCTACCACGTCACCCGGCTCTGCCAGCGGTTCGACGCGGCCAACCGCACCGCGCTGGTGGCCAGGGCGTATGCCACCGGGGTGCTGGACGCCTCGGTGTGGCCGCCCGCGCTGCGGGAGAACGGAGTTGCCCATGCATGAGGAACTGCTCGACGGCGCGGGCCGGGTGGTGGCCACCTACGAGCGCGGCACCCGGATGGAGCTGCCCTACGCGGACGAGCTGCGCCCGGTGGACATCGCGCCGGACGACCTGGTCAAGCTGCTCTTCGCCGAGCGCAAGGGCTGGGTGTTCAGCGCCGCACCGGAGATCTGCCAGGTGGCCAAGGCCAGTGGCGGCACGGTGGTCCGGCACGCGCACTGCTACAGCTACGACCTGCGCACCCAGCCGGTCGATCCTGGCTGGGCGGCCGGGCCGCTGCCGGAGGGGCTGCGGTTCAGCGAGTTCAGCGCGACCCTGGACGAGATCTACCGCGCCTACGAGCTGGCTTTCCCGCCTGGCCA contains:
- a CDS encoding PAS domain-containing protein, producing the protein MSDPLSRLGLAELLAASGALASLRDRTGRFTWASPSYRELIGAGEAEIAGRTLADWLGPELAAPVDAEDERVWRTGEPVRWRPSDPVPTALPGRSGRQVWLAGHKLLLHPADGEPLLGMVAVDVGDWLADRAALAAAEQRLAQFVAHVPVLAMITDAQHRYVWFGDAGHRLLDRPVGEVVGRTVPEVLPPDLAEQSVEQNAAVLLSGAARQVRMRTEQDGREIEWSGYRFPLPQPQGPPHVGTILFDVTEFRTAQRDAALWRNRFLALLDRISVPAAVCLPDGTLSMLNPEFAALLGSSPGRLHGTVLTTLMQARDQEKHDRLMREFASGARGRRRLAVRWKPRRGSVERTGELTLQLVKDVETGLLLTLAADPEQPPPAEVSPEISSREAEIITRVAAGDTTAAIAAAVGLTPDGVTYHVTRLCQRFDAANRTALVARAYATGVLDASVWPPALRENGVAHA